A region of Thermosipho affectus DNA encodes the following proteins:
- a CDS encoding DUF368 domain-containing protein: MRDFLLGILMGIANLLPGISGGTIAAISGRYDIILKAFSDLLSFKIKKNSLKTVAFLIFGIAISILLLSKILSKVFEKYPEYSYGLFSGLIIGGLFYLLKEIKIKKISNFSIITFSFVITYFILSFTQSVEKSNTNLFYLFVSGIIGAATMVLPGISGSSMLLILGIYKQVIDAISSLDFKILIPFGLGVLFGLILIVKLLEILMEKFREKVISFLIGLTLAGTFLIFPVTTKWFSYVYFVLGILISKYLEAILKE, encoded by the coding sequence ATGAGAGATTTTTTGCTTGGTATTTTAATGGGTATTGCAAATTTACTCCCTGGAATTAGTGGTGGTACTATTGCGGCAATTTCAGGAAGATACGATATAATATTAAAAGCATTTTCAGATTTATTATCCTTTAAAATTAAAAAAAATTCTTTAAAAACCGTTGCATTTCTTATCTTTGGTATAGCAATATCCATCTTGCTACTTTCTAAAATTCTTTCAAAAGTTTTTGAAAAATATCCAGAATATTCTTATGGTCTTTTCTCTGGCCTCATTATCGGTGGACTTTTTTACCTTTTAAAAGAAATAAAGATAAAAAAAATCTCAAATTTTTCAATAATTACCTTCTCATTTGTTATCACGTATTTTATATTATCTTTCACTCAATCTGTAGAAAAATCAAATACAAATTTGTTTTACTTGTTTGTTAGTGGCATAATAGGTGCAGCCACCATGGTTCTCCCAGGCATTAGTGGCTCTTCCATGTTATTAATATTGGGAATATACAAACAAGTCATAGATGCTATTTCAAGTTTGGATTTTAAAATTTTGATACCCTTTGGTCTTGGCGTTTTATTTGGATTGATACTAATCGTTAAACTCTTAGAAATTTTAATGGAAAAATTCAGAGAAAAAGTTATTTCCTTTTTAATAGGCTTGACCTTAGCAGGTACATTTTTGATCTTCCCAGTCACTACAAAATGGTTTTCATATGTATACTTTGTATTGGGTATTCTTATCTCAAAATATCTAGAAGCAATTTTAAAAGAATAA
- a CDS encoding Fur family transcriptional regulator — translation MTKWRKAIWDILKNSKKPLCAEEIYKINGFKPNLSTIYRALNYLEKKNIISSVSFENSTKYFFPKERHIHFLYCIKCGNIEVFNECTAKEIKMKIEKQFDYQILDHVFYFKGICKKCREEE, via the coding sequence TTGACAAAGTGGAGAAAAGCCATTTGGGATATACTTAAAAATAGTAAAAAACCACTGTGTGCAGAAGAGATTTACAAAATAAATGGCTTTAAACCGAATCTATCGACTATTTACAGGGCGCTTAATTACCTTGAGAAAAAGAATATTATCTCATCTGTATCATTTGAAAATTCCACAAAGTACTTTTTCCCAAAAGAAAGACATATTCATTTTCTATATTGTATTAAATGTGGAAACATTGAAGTTTTTAACGAATGTACGGCAAAAGAAATAAAAATGAAAATCGAAAAACAATTTGACTATCAAATACTAGATCACGTGTTTTATTTTAAAGGAATTTGCAAAAAATGTAGAGAGGAGGAATGA
- a CDS encoding secondary thiamine-phosphate synthase enzyme YjbQ: protein MLYSFEVMTRSRNSLIDITEKVNKVVKDSGVKSGICVVFIPHTTAGITINENADPSVKGDIERTLSKIVPPNWEYTHLEGNSDSHVKSTLVSPSITLIIESGKILLGTWQGIYFCEFDGPRRRKVFLKIITD from the coding sequence ATGCTTTATTCTTTTGAGGTTATGACAAGATCTAGAAATTCTTTGATTGATATCACAGAAAAAGTGAACAAAGTGGTAAAAGATTCTGGTGTAAAATCTGGAATTTGTGTAGTGTTTATCCCACACACTACTGCAGGTATTACCATTAATGAAAATGCAGATCCATCTGTAAAAGGTGATATAGAGAGGACTTTGAGCAAAATAGTACCACCAAATTGGGAATACACACACTTAGAGGGTAATTCAGATTCTCATGTGAAGTCTACACTTGTTTCCCCTAGTATTACTTTGATTATAGAAAGTGGTAAAATTTTACTAGGAACTTGGCAGGGAATATATTTTTGCGAATTTGATGGTCCAAGGAGAAGAAAGGTATTTTTGAAAATAATTACCGATTAG
- a CDS encoding bifunctional riboflavin kinase/FAD synthetase: protein MICLRVLTIGVFDGVHIGHVKILNTLKKMAETFQSKPEIYTIVFPMEYYTGKFDGLLIPLEDRITLLELYGDVFTLNLEEIKNIEAKDFFEFLSKNTTGIVVGKDFRFGRNAKGDIKLLEKLSKEEGIKLKIVDDLIVGGERVSSTLIRKLIKEGKVKKANKLLGRAYPIYGRVYKDKQLGKKLGFPTANIRRGKELIIPKFGVYLCRVYTPKRYYGLINIGLRPTIEKTKNVKYEVYILDFEGNLYGKEIRVELLDFLREEKNFSSIDELIKQMHEDKKIARKILEREYEY, encoded by the coding sequence GTGATTTGTTTGAGAGTATTAACTATCGGAGTTTTTGATGGAGTACACATTGGACATGTAAAAATTTTAAACACTTTAAAAAAAATGGCAGAGACTTTTCAATCTAAACCTGAAATATACACTATAGTATTTCCTATGGAATATTATACTGGTAAATTTGATGGACTTTTGATACCACTTGAAGATAGAATAACATTACTTGAACTATATGGAGATGTATTTACATTAAATCTGGAGGAAATTAAAAATATTGAAGCAAAAGATTTTTTTGAATTTCTATCAAAAAACACAACTGGCATAGTGGTTGGAAAAGATTTTAGATTTGGCAGAAATGCAAAAGGAGATATTAAACTACTTGAAAAACTTTCAAAAGAAGAAGGAATTAAATTAAAAATAGTGGATGATTTAATAGTAGGCGGAGAAAGGGTTAGTAGTACATTAATTAGAAAGTTGATCAAAGAAGGAAAAGTAAAAAAAGCAAACAAACTACTTGGAAGGGCATATCCCATCTATGGTAGGGTTTATAAAGACAAGCAACTTGGAAAAAAACTTGGATTTCCCACCGCAAATATTAGAAGGGGTAAAGAACTTATTATCCCTAAATTTGGTGTTTACCTATGTAGAGTTTATACACCAAAAAGATACTACGGGCTCATTAACATAGGACTAAGACCCACTATTGAGAAAACTAAAAATGTAAAATACGAAGTTTACATTTTAGATTTTGAAGGTAATCTATACGGAAAAGAAATTAGAGTAGAATTACTTGATTTTTTACGAGAAGAAAAAAATTTTTCCTCAATTGATGAATTGATAAAACAAATGCACGAAGACAAAAAAATAGCAAGAAAGATATTGGAGAGAGAATATGAATATTGA
- a CDS encoding DegT/DnrJ/EryC1/StrS family aminotransferase: MIPLFDLTRQYKEIKEEIINAIDNVLSSGRVILGPEVEKLEKTIADFIGVKYGVGVANGSDALVIALRAMGIQEEDKVITTPYTFFATASSIVRNKGIPIFVDVDKETYNIDLNQVENVLKKEKVFGIIPVHLFGRTVNLEDLNFLKEKYGIKILEDCAQSIGSEGIINNTVKKSGSIGDASIFSFFPTKNLGAYGDGGLIVTNDENIYQNAKSLRVHGTKKKYFHDEIGYNSRLDELQAAILNVKFKYIKKWTEKRIEISKKYAKEFEKRKLDLKYPKTSGKLKVHVFHQYVVEFGSNEKREKVKRHLASKGIGTSIYYPVPLHLQNCFKYLGYKEGSLPVSEKLSKTTLALPIFPELSFEEVEIIVDEIEKALRR; encoded by the coding sequence GTGATACCACTATTTGATCTCACAAGACAATACAAGGAAATAAAAGAAGAAATAATAAACGCCATTGACAACGTTCTATCAAGCGGAAGAGTCATTTTAGGTCCAGAAGTAGAAAAACTAGAAAAGACTATAGCTGATTTCATAGGTGTTAAATACGGGGTAGGTGTTGCAAATGGAAGCGACGCCTTGGTTATAGCACTTAGAGCAATGGGAATCCAAGAAGAAGATAAAGTTATCACCACACCTTACACGTTTTTTGCAACCGCCTCATCTATCGTGAGAAATAAGGGAATTCCCATATTTGTTGATGTAGATAAAGAAACTTACAACATAGATTTAAACCAAGTTGAAAATGTACTAAAAAAAGAAAAAGTATTCGGCATAATACCCGTACACCTTTTTGGAAGAACTGTTAACTTGGAGGATTTAAACTTTCTAAAAGAAAAATACGGTATAAAAATATTGGAAGATTGTGCACAATCTATAGGTTCTGAAGGTATCATTAACAATACCGTAAAAAAAAGTGGAAGTATAGGAGATGCTTCCATCTTTTCGTTTTTCCCCACAAAAAATTTGGGAGCATATGGTGATGGGGGATTAATAGTTACAAATGATGAAAATATCTATCAAAATGCTAAATCTCTCAGAGTTCACGGTACAAAAAAGAAATACTTTCATGATGAAATAGGCTATAACTCCAGACTCGATGAATTACAAGCGGCTATTTTAAACGTAAAATTTAAATACATAAAAAAGTGGACTGAAAAAAGGATAGAAATTTCCAAAAAATACGCAAAAGAATTTGAAAAACGCAAATTAGACTTAAAATACCCCAAAACAAGCGGAAAATTAAAGGTTCACGTTTTTCATCAGTATGTGGTTGAATTTGGTTCAAATGAAAAAAGAGAAAAGGTAAAAAGACATCTTGCAAGTAAAGGAATTGGAACTAGCATTTATTACCCTGTTCCTTTGCACCTTCAAAATTGTTTCAAATATCTAGGTTACAAAGAAGGAAGTTTACCCGTTTCAGAAAAACTATCAAAAACAACGCTTGCTTTACCAATTTTTCCTGAATTGTCCTTTGAAGAAGTAGAAATAATTGTAGATGAAATAGAAAAAGCTTTAAGGAGGTAG
- a CDS encoding metal ABC transporter substrate-binding protein: MKKFFLLFLLFSSVMFSYVVVTINPYYLLVSELLKGVDDVKLLLPPNVNPHVYSLKVSDVKLLAKANLIIANGNLEPNLEKYDNVLYVKNYIPEVFIEHKNPHFWLDPYFVKFYIIPSLSEEFYKMYKDNKIMENEKKLLEKIDIFIKDAWKVLKTDGLVLVNHPSFYYFFKEFGIKIKWLEEGHNVSIGLKKIINTIKGRKLIALFTEKQQPESKIKVISKELKKKYYVLDPLGIDAKNFVDLYYKNLEIIRKALKNE; this comes from the coding sequence GTGAAGAAGTTTTTTTTACTTTTCTTGCTATTTTCCTCTGTTATGTTCTCATATGTAGTAGTTACTATAAATCCATATTATTTGTTGGTAAGTGAACTTTTAAAAGGTGTAGACGATGTAAAGCTATTATTACCCCCAAACGTAAATCCACACGTTTATTCCCTAAAAGTAAGTGATGTAAAATTACTAGCAAAAGCAAATTTAATAATTGCAAATGGAAATTTAGAACCAAATTTAGAAAAATACGATAATGTTTTATACGTAAAAAACTACATTCCAGAAGTATTTATAGAACATAAAAATCCTCATTTTTGGCTTGATCCATACTTTGTGAAGTTCTATATCATACCTTCACTTTCTGAAGAATTTTACAAAATGTATAAAGATAACAAAATAATGGAAAATGAAAAAAAATTATTGGAGAAAATAGATATATTTATAAAAGATGCATGGAAAGTATTAAAAACTGACGGATTGGTACTTGTAAATCATCCAAGCTTTTATTACTTTTTCAAGGAATTTGGAATAAAAATAAAATGGTTAGAAGAGGGGCACAACGTATCCATTGGTCTTAAGAAGATTATAAATACCATAAAGGGGAGAAAACTTATCGCATTATTCACTGAAAAACAACAACCTGAAAGTAAAATTAAAGTAATCTCAAAAGAATTAAAGAAAAAATACTATGTTCTTGATCCATTGGGAATAGATGCAAAAAATTTTGTGGATTTATATTACAAAAACCTTGAAATTATAAGGAAGGCGTTGAAAAATGAATAA
- a CDS encoding NCS2 family permease produces MEKFFKIRESGSSVKTEIVAGITTFLTMAYIIFINPNILINVIPGLSPDNPLYAQFFGAFMVATILGAATATLIMGLWANYPFALAPGMGLNAYFAFTVCGKLGIDWRVALAAVFIEGILFILLTISGVRGFVVKAIPNSVKIATSAGIGLFIAFIGLKSAGIVVSDPATFVTLGDITSHTALVTIIGFFIISILFALKVPGSILIGILASTFIGAIPIFGVTKFQGIVGKIPDISPTFLKLFEKFSWTDLASGTFWIVVFTFFFVDFFDTLGTLTGLAESAGFIKKGEFPRANKAYLADAIGTTVGALFGTSTVTTYIESSTGIAEGGRTGLTAVTVAILMLLMLFFAPLGLTIPAAATAPALIFVGALMLKGLKLINWDDITEAIPAFITMIVMPLTYSIANGIALGLIVYPIVKTFSGKTKDVHILNWLLAFLFILYLIFLRG; encoded by the coding sequence ATGGAAAAATTTTTCAAAATTAGGGAAAGTGGTTCAAGTGTAAAAACCGAGATAGTTGCTGGTATCACTACCTTTCTTACCATGGCATATATTATTTTCATCAACCCAAACATCTTAATCAACGTGATCCCCGGATTAAGCCCAGACAATCCGCTATATGCTCAATTCTTCGGTGCATTTATGGTTGCAACCATTTTAGGTGCTGCAACTGCAACGTTAATAATGGGACTTTGGGCAAATTATCCATTTGCACTTGCACCTGGTATGGGACTAAATGCGTATTTTGCATTTACAGTTTGTGGAAAGCTCGGTATTGACTGGCGTGTTGCACTTGCAGCGGTATTTATTGAAGGTATTCTATTCATACTACTCACAATAAGCGGTGTTAGAGGCTTTGTAGTTAAGGCAATTCCAAATTCTGTTAAAATAGCAACAAGTGCAGGTATTGGATTGTTCATCGCATTTATCGGTCTTAAAAGTGCAGGTATCGTTGTTTCAGACCCCGCAACCTTTGTAACATTAGGTGATATAACATCACATACCGCATTAGTTACTATTATAGGGTTTTTCATTATTTCTATTTTATTTGCACTAAAAGTGCCCGGTTCAATATTAATAGGAATTTTGGCTTCCACATTTATTGGGGCAATCCCCATATTTGGAGTTACAAAATTCCAAGGAATCGTGGGAAAAATACCTGATATATCCCCAACATTTCTAAAACTATTTGAAAAATTCTCTTGGACAGATCTTGCTTCTGGAACTTTCTGGATTGTAGTATTCACCTTCTTCTTTGTAGACTTTTTTGACACACTTGGAACTTTAACGGGACTTGCTGAAAGTGCTGGTTTTATAAAAAAAGGAGAATTTCCAAGAGCAAACAAAGCCTATTTAGCAGATGCCATTGGTACCACAGTAGGTGCATTGTTTGGAACTTCGACTGTTACAACATATATCGAAAGTAGTACGGGTATAGCAGAAGGTGGGAGAACAGGACTTACAGCTGTTACAGTGGCTATTTTAATGCTTTTAATGCTCTTTTTTGCACCTCTTGGATTAACAATTCCTGCCGCAGCAACGGCACCTGCACTAATCTTTGTCGGAGCATTAATGCTAAAAGGTTTAAAATTAATCAATTGGGATGACATAACAGAGGCTATTCCCGCCTTCATTACAATGATTGTAATGCCACTTACCTACTCTATTGCAAATGGAATTGCATTGGGATTAATTGTATATCCAATTGTAAAGACATTTAGCGGCAAAACAAAAGATGTCCATATCCTAAACTGGCTCCTTGCATTTTTATTCATCCTATATTTAATCTTCCTTAGAGGATAA
- the nth gene encoding endonuclease III, which translates to MNIEKIAKKIVEEYPRIHSEKDPFKVLITTVLSQRSKDENTEIAAKNLFKKYKTVEELSKAKEEALYELIKPAGLYRQKAKRIIEISKIIIEKFSGKVPDNLNDLISLPGVGRKTANIVLYVSFSKPALAVDTHVHRISNRIGWVKTKTPEETEFELMKILPKNLWGPINGSMVEFGKNVCLPRAPKCNICPIYKYCKWEGKK; encoded by the coding sequence ATGAATATTGAAAAAATTGCAAAAAAAATTGTCGAAGAATATCCAAGAATTCACAGTGAAAAAGATCCATTTAAAGTTTTAATTACAACCGTTTTAAGCCAAAGAAGCAAAGATGAAAACACGGAAATAGCAGCTAAAAATTTATTTAAAAAATACAAAACAGTGGAAGAACTTTCAAAAGCTAAAGAAGAAGCCCTTTATGAACTAATTAAACCCGCAGGACTCTACCGACAAAAGGCTAAAAGAATAATAGAAATTTCAAAAATAATTATAGAAAAATTCTCAGGCAAAGTTCCCGATAATCTAAACGATTTAATTTCTTTGCCCGGGGTTGGAAGAAAAACTGCAAACATAGTATTGTACGTTTCTTTTTCAAAACCTGCCCTTGCGGTAGATACACACGTCCATAGGATTTCAAACAGAATTGGCTGGGTAAAGACTAAGACTCCTGAAGAAACAGAATTTGAACTTATGAAAATCCTTCCCAAAAATCTTTGGGGGCCTATTAACGGTTCGATGGTGGAATTTGGGAAAAATGTATGTCTACCTAGAGCACCAAAATGTAATATTTGTCCAATTTATAAGTATTGTAAATGGGAGGGGAAAAAGTGA
- a CDS encoding metal ABC transporter permease has protein sequence MEIFELEFLRTALIATILAAISSSIMSPTIVFKRMEFIGDGTAHAAFAGLAIALLLGLDYRLISIITAIIFSLLISYFTNKKHIHENSAIGMLLPVFMSIGVIILSKSSTYTQNITSYLFGDILLVNMKDVYFLIFVVILESLFFFFYKEEILYFLADEKMAGFYGVKTQFLRTTLLSLISVVVVSIVKISGVILLGALIIIPGIVSKKLAKSYKGLFLISTLFNISVSFIGFYFAYLFDIAPGPSIVLVSFISFVVLSLIF, from the coding sequence ATGGAGATATTTGAACTTGAATTTTTAAGAACGGCATTAATAGCAACTATTTTAGCAGCTATTTCCTCTTCTATTATGTCTCCTACTATTGTTTTTAAAAGAATGGAATTTATAGGAGATGGAACCGCTCATGCGGCTTTTGCAGGATTGGCAATTGCGCTGCTTCTTGGATTAGATTATAGATTAATTTCAATAATTACTGCCATTATCTTTTCTCTACTTATAAGTTATTTCACAAACAAAAAACATATACACGAAAATAGCGCAATTGGTATGTTACTTCCAGTTTTTATGTCCATTGGCGTAATTATCCTTTCAAAAAGTTCAACTTACACCCAAAATATAACAAGTTATCTGTTCGGAGATATTCTACTTGTAAACATGAAAGATGTGTACTTTTTGATATTTGTAGTTATCTTAGAATCACTATTTTTTTTCTTTTATAAAGAGGAAATACTATATTTTCTTGCAGATGAAAAAATGGCTGGATTCTACGGTGTAAAAACACAATTTTTAAGAACGACATTATTAAGCTTAATTTCAGTTGTAGTTGTAAGTATCGTTAAAATATCCGGAGTTATTCTTTTAGGAGCGTTAATTATAATTCCAGGGATTGTTTCAAAAAAACTTGCAAAATCATACAAAGGATTGTTTTTGATATCAACACTATTTAACATTTCCGTTTCATTTATAGGGTTTTATTTTGCTTATCTTTTTGATATTGCACCAGGTCCATCAATTGTACTTGTGTCATTTATATCATTTGTTGTGCTCTCGTTAATTTTTTAA
- a CDS encoding metal ABC transporter ATP-binding protein, with translation MNNIAILVENLNYKIGEKEILKNINFKIKKGEFVGIIGPNGAGKSTLIKIIVGEIKNYTGQISVNGKIGYLPQVQTINREVPINALQFAKMGAYKKKVSKEQISTLLKNVGLAGKERQLVGTMSGGELQRLSLARALLYNPDILILDEPEAGVDQMGKARFYELLYKVKEKKNLTILMISHDIGMVFEKCTSVMCLNKTLHCHGPTEKIKPDELKILFPDFDLWLRAKNHYEREHENGDI, from the coding sequence ATGAATAATATCGCCATTTTAGTTGAAAATTTAAATTATAAAATTGGTGAAAAGGAAATCCTAAAAAATATCAATTTTAAGATAAAAAAAGGCGAATTTGTAGGAATTATAGGCCCCAATGGTGCGGGTAAATCCACCCTTATAAAGATAATCGTAGGAGAAATCAAAAACTACACGGGACAGATATCGGTAAATGGAAAAATTGGTTATCTTCCCCAAGTTCAAACTATTAACAGAGAAGTACCTATTAATGCTTTACAATTTGCAAAAATGGGAGCGTATAAGAAAAAGGTAAGTAAAGAACAAATATCAACCCTTCTAAAAAACGTAGGACTAGCTGGAAAAGAAAGACAACTTGTTGGAACAATGTCAGGTGGAGAACTTCAAAGACTTTCACTTGCACGAGCACTTTTATACAACCCTGATATTTTGATCTTAGACGAACCAGAAGCAGGTGTTGATCAAATGGGAAAAGCTAGGTTCTACGAACTTTTGTATAAAGTTAAAGAGAAAAAAAACTTAACAATTTTGATGATTTCACACGATATAGGTATGGTTTTTGAAAAGTGTACCTCTGTAATGTGCTTAAATAAAACATTACATTGCCATGGGCCTACCGAAAAAATCAAACCAGACGAATTAAAAATATTATTCCCGGACTTTGATCTATGGCTTCGTGCAAAAAATCATTACGAAAGGGAGCATGAAAATGGAGATATTTGA
- a CDS encoding type IV pilus modification PilV family protein encodes MKKGFSLTETLVSLLLIALISTGVFSLVSFSSFQNGKLKFQNKLSNFKQFVVNEILIRGVKDKSIESLPNILNKKFYGTQDPNIYPKLSRIKVEKVYKSSNIVIARILKVTILKTANKTEEFLIFQGRP; translated from the coding sequence TTGAAAAAAGGGTTTAGCCTAACCGAAACACTTGTTTCATTATTGCTTATAGCTTTAATATCAACAGGGGTATTCTCCCTGGTTTCTTTTTCTTCATTTCAAAATGGAAAATTAAAATTTCAAAACAAACTTTCAAATTTCAAACAATTTGTAGTCAATGAAATACTAATACGTGGCGTAAAAGATAAAAGCATAGAATCTCTGCCAAATATACTAAACAAAAAATTTTACGGGACACAAGATCCAAACATATATCCAAAACTCTCAAGGATTAAGGTAGAAAAAGTATATAAAAGTTCAAATATTGTTATTGCAAGGATATTAAAAGTAACGATACTAAAAACCGCAAACAAGACAGAAGAATTTCTAATATTCCAAGGAAGACCATAA